In a single window of the Arthrobacter zhangbolii genome:
- a CDS encoding NAD(P)/FAD-dependent oxidoreductase yields the protein MHSPVPVKHVAVLGGGILGVSTAVHLLRDGASVVLVTEAGVASGASGRSLAWLNSAGGRPEAYHRLRMAGIDRYRTLLAQHPGIDWLGFGGGIHWDGPGSGEALRERHDAETSHGYASRLLREGEVGEALAGIDPAVDPGSVAGPAVSNPGEGWVSLPHLIRHLLVEFRALGGELHEHAGKAAVAVENGRTTGLQLPGGGTVRADAVLVAAGADTPAVVGELGINLPDASDLAMLVITEPAGTPLSSVLNTPRVSVRPHPGNRLAMDHTWYLDRIIRDPSGGYSIDPATVQELADEASRVLAGHPALHPAEYLIGRKPVPGDGLPVLGELESAPGCFVAFTHSGATLGLIAGELLAQEILTGRRHPMLAEFRAERFS from the coding sequence ATGCACTCACCGGTACCTGTTAAGCACGTGGCGGTCCTGGGCGGAGGCATCCTGGGGGTTTCGACGGCGGTGCACCTGCTCCGGGACGGCGCGTCCGTGGTGCTGGTGACGGAAGCAGGCGTGGCCAGCGGGGCCTCCGGGCGGTCCCTGGCCTGGCTCAATTCCGCCGGCGGCCGGCCCGAGGCCTATCACCGGCTGCGGATGGCCGGCATTGACCGGTACCGGACCCTGCTGGCGCAGCATCCCGGAATTGACTGGCTGGGATTCGGCGGCGGCATTCACTGGGACGGACCCGGCAGCGGGGAGGCTCTTCGGGAGCGGCACGACGCCGAGACCAGCCATGGTTATGCCTCCCGGCTGCTCCGCGAGGGCGAGGTTGGGGAAGCTCTGGCCGGAATTGATCCCGCGGTGGACCCCGGATCGGTAGCCGGTCCGGCGGTGTCCAATCCCGGCGAGGGATGGGTCAGCCTTCCGCACCTGATCCGGCACCTGCTCGTTGAGTTCCGGGCCCTGGGCGGCGAGCTGCATGAGCATGCCGGCAAGGCCGCCGTCGCCGTCGAAAACGGCCGGACCACCGGGCTGCAGCTGCCCGGCGGCGGTACCGTGCGCGCGGATGCGGTGCTGGTGGCCGCCGGTGCCGACACCCCCGCCGTGGTCGGGGAGCTGGGCATCAACCTGCCCGACGCCTCGGACCTGGCCATGCTGGTGATTACCGAACCCGCCGGCACGCCGCTGTCCTCGGTGCTGAACACACCCCGGGTTTCGGTGCGTCCGCACCCCGGCAACCGCCTGGCCATGGACCATACCTGGTATCTGGACCGCATCATCCGGGATCCCTCCGGCGGCTACAGCATTGATCCGGCCACCGTGCAGGAACTGGCCGATGAAGCCTCCCGGGTCCTCGCCGGGCACCCGGCCCTTCATCCGGCGGAGTATCTGATCGGCCGGAAACCGGTCCCCGGAGACGGGCTTCCGGTGCTGGGGGAACTCGAGAGTGCACCCGGATGCTTTGTGGCGTTCACGCACTCCGGTGCCACGCTGGGGCTGATTGCCGGCGAGCTGCTGGCGCAGGAGATCCTCACCGGCCGGCGGCATCCGATGCTGGCGGAGTTCCGGGCGGAGCGGTTCAGCTAG
- a CDS encoding ROK family transcriptional regulator — translation MDGSNGGTPPVPAGGGSDSLRTANLSRVLTLLHRRGPLSRAELTRLTGFNRSTVGALAAELAAMGLAYETDSPAGRVGRPSPLVHPNSQVSAVVVHPDVDAVTVGLVGLGGRVHRRVRHDTATAPSVAETVTITRAVLAGMSTDLAAMDRVVGVGVAVPGLTRTSDGLVLLAPHLGWQQEPLAAPLAEALDLPVAAGNDATLGSLAESLFGAAADAGNTVYLNGSASGIGGGIMAAGSPLRGADGYAGELGHTLVRTDGARCHCGRRGCLETEVSLARLLEVLGLQRADQDALDAAVAGPRTPALQTEVERQLDYLAVALTNFVNIFNPETVVLGGFLGTLFSCAPERLADAVAAEAIAGLGKRVSLRRAELRSELLLVGAAELAFAPLLAAPSHGIAATEAS, via the coding sequence ATGGACGGTAGCAACGGCGGCACCCCACCGGTGCCTGCAGGTGGCGGCTCCGACAGCCTGCGCACCGCCAACCTTTCCCGGGTGCTGACTCTGCTGCACCGCCGCGGCCCGCTCTCCCGGGCCGAACTGACCCGGCTGACCGGTTTCAACCGCTCCACCGTCGGCGCCCTGGCCGCCGAGCTGGCCGCCATGGGACTGGCCTACGAAACCGATTCCCCCGCCGGCCGGGTGGGACGGCCGAGCCCCCTGGTACACCCGAATTCGCAGGTGTCCGCCGTCGTGGTTCATCCGGATGTGGACGCCGTGACCGTGGGCCTCGTGGGGCTGGGCGGGCGGGTGCACCGGCGCGTCCGGCACGACACCGCCACCGCTCCCAGCGTCGCCGAGACCGTCACCATCACCCGGGCCGTGCTTGCCGGAATGTCCACCGATCTGGCCGCCATGGACCGGGTTGTTGGGGTGGGAGTTGCCGTTCCCGGCCTCACCCGCACCTCCGACGGGCTGGTCCTGCTGGCTCCGCATCTGGGGTGGCAGCAGGAGCCGCTGGCAGCACCGCTGGCCGAGGCACTGGACCTCCCGGTTGCTGCCGGCAATGACGCCACCCTCGGATCGCTGGCTGAGAGCCTCTTCGGTGCTGCCGCCGACGCCGGGAACACGGTGTATCTCAACGGCAGTGCCAGCGGCATCGGCGGCGGGATCATGGCAGCGGGCAGTCCGCTGCGCGGTGCCGACGGGTATGCCGGGGAACTGGGCCACACCCTGGTACGCACCGACGGCGCACGGTGCCATTGCGGCCGCCGCGGCTGCCTGGAAACCGAAGTGAGCCTGGCCCGGCTGCTGGAGGTGCTGGGACTTCAGCGCGCAGACCAGGATGCGCTCGACGCCGCGGTGGCCGGCCCCCGCACCCCGGCACTCCAGACGGAGGTGGAACGGCAGCTTGATTACCTGGCGGTGGCGCTGACGAACTTCGTGAACATCTTCAACCCGGAAACCGTGGTGCTGGGCGGCTTCCTGGGCACCCTGTTTTCCTGCGCACCGGAGCGGCTTGCCGATGCCGTGGCCGCAGAGGCCATTGCCGGTTTGGGTAAGCGGGTGAGCCTGCGCCGGGCCGAACTCCGCTCCGAGTTACTACTGGTGGGGGCCGCCGAATTGGCCTTTGCCCCGCTGCTGGCCGCCCCCTCGCACGGGATAGCGGCCACCGAAGCTAGCTGA
- the xylA gene encoding xylose isomerase yields MTPSPSDRFTFGLWTIGWTGTDPFGTPTRADLDPVEGMRKLAELGAYGVTFHDNDLVPFDATPQERDLILKNFTNALAETGLKAPMVTTNLFTHPVFKDGGFTSNDRSVRRFALRKVLRNIDLAAELGAETFVMWGGREGSEYDGSKDFAAAFERMKEGVDTVAGYVKDKGYGLRLAIEPKPNEPRGDIFLPTIGHALAFISQLEHGDIVGLNPETGHEQMAGLNFTHGIAQALWSGKLFHIDLNGQKSIKFDQDLVFGHGDLTSAFFTVDLLENGFPNGGPRYEGPRHFDYKPSRTEGYPGVWESAKANMDMYLLLKERAAAFRADSEVQEAMAYAGIGELAEPTLAAGETVGDFLADAASFETFDAAAAAERDFGFVKLNQLALEHLMGAR; encoded by the coding sequence ATGACGCCATCGCCTTCCGACCGGTTTACCTTCGGCCTCTGGACCATCGGGTGGACGGGAACGGACCCCTTCGGCACTCCCACCCGTGCGGACCTGGACCCCGTCGAGGGCATGCGCAAACTCGCTGAACTCGGCGCCTACGGGGTGACCTTCCACGACAATGACCTGGTTCCCTTCGACGCAACGCCGCAGGAACGGGATCTGATCCTGAAGAACTTCACCAACGCCCTGGCCGAGACCGGTCTCAAGGCACCCATGGTGACCACCAACCTGTTCACCCACCCGGTCTTCAAGGACGGGGGCTTCACCTCCAATGACCGCTCGGTCCGCCGCTTCGCGCTGCGCAAGGTACTGCGCAACATTGACCTCGCCGCCGAACTCGGGGCGGAGACCTTCGTGATGTGGGGCGGCCGCGAAGGCAGCGAATATGACGGGTCCAAGGACTTCGCCGCCGCCTTCGAGCGGATGAAGGAAGGCGTGGACACGGTTGCCGGCTACGTCAAGGACAAGGGCTACGGCCTGCGCCTGGCCATTGAACCCAAGCCCAACGAGCCGCGCGGCGATATTTTCCTGCCCACCATCGGGCACGCCCTGGCTTTTATTTCCCAGTTGGAGCACGGCGACATTGTGGGCCTGAACCCGGAAACCGGGCACGAGCAGATGGCCGGGCTGAACTTCACCCACGGCATCGCCCAGGCCCTCTGGTCCGGGAAGCTGTTCCACATTGACCTCAACGGGCAGAAGTCCATCAAGTTCGACCAGGACCTGGTCTTTGGCCACGGCGACCTCACCAGTGCGTTCTTTACCGTGGACCTGCTGGAAAACGGCTTCCCCAACGGCGGCCCGCGCTACGAGGGTCCGCGGCACTTTGACTACAAGCCCTCCCGGACCGAGGGCTACCCCGGCGTGTGGGAATCGGCCAAGGCCAACATGGACATGTATCTGCTGCTCAAGGAACGGGCCGCGGCCTTCCGGGCCGATTCCGAGGTGCAGGAAGCGATGGCCTACGCGGGCATCGGTGAGCTGGCCGAACCCACGCTTGCGGCGGGTGAAACAGTCGGCGATTTCCTCGCCGACGCCGCCTCCTTTGAAACCTTCGACGCCGCTGCCGCTGCGGAGCGGGATTTCGGTTTTGTGAAGCTGAACCAGCTGGCACTGGAACACCTGATGGGTGCCCGCTAG
- a CDS encoding xylulokinase, producing the protein MPLVAGIDSSTQSCKVVIRDAATGALLREGSARHPAGTEVDPEAWWTALQQAVAAAGGLADVAAVSVGGQQHGMVCLDETGAVVRPALLWNDVRSAAAAEKMVADAGPDGARYWAERTGSVPVASFTAAKLRWLAENEPANAARTAAVCLPHDWLSWRLAGYGPGSGADGLAALTTDRSDASGTGYWSPASGEYLPDVLEQTLGHVPRLPRVLGPLEAAGRTPSGALIGPGAGDNAAAGLGVAAGVGDVVVSIGTSGTVFAVADAPTADSTGLVAGFADAGGNFLPLACTLNASRVLDATAGMLGVDLPELTRLALTAPSGAEGLVMVPYFEGERTPNLPDATGSLHGMTLTNFTPANLARAAVEGVACSLADCFAALSDTGVTSERVILVGGAARSAAMQQMVAAVFELPVSVPAPGEYVADGAARQAAAVLTGAWPAWDDAASTTVITADPAPAVLRRYRQVAGHAGLPATR; encoded by the coding sequence ATGCCCCTTGTCGCCGGAATCGACAGCTCAACCCAGTCCTGCAAGGTTGTCATCCGCGACGCCGCAACCGGCGCGCTGCTGCGTGAGGGCTCGGCCCGCCATCCCGCCGGTACCGAGGTGGACCCCGAGGCCTGGTGGACAGCCCTGCAGCAGGCCGTGGCCGCGGCCGGCGGCCTTGCTGATGTTGCCGCGGTATCCGTGGGAGGGCAGCAGCACGGCATGGTCTGCCTGGATGAGACCGGCGCCGTCGTCCGCCCGGCGCTGCTGTGGAATGATGTCCGTTCCGCTGCCGCGGCGGAGAAAATGGTGGCCGACGCCGGCCCGGACGGCGCTCGCTACTGGGCGGAGCGCACGGGGTCGGTGCCGGTGGCCTCGTTTACCGCTGCGAAGCTGCGCTGGCTGGCGGAAAACGAACCGGCGAACGCCGCGCGCACGGCTGCGGTCTGCCTGCCGCACGACTGGTTGAGCTGGCGGCTGGCCGGCTACGGGCCCGGATCAGGTGCTGACGGCCTGGCCGCACTCACGACCGACCGCTCCGATGCCTCCGGCACGGGCTACTGGTCACCGGCCAGCGGTGAATACCTGCCCGATGTCCTGGAACAGACCCTGGGTCATGTACCCCGGCTTCCCCGGGTGCTCGGGCCGCTCGAGGCGGCGGGACGGACCCCCTCCGGCGCCCTGATCGGACCCGGTGCCGGTGACAACGCTGCGGCCGGGCTGGGTGTTGCCGCCGGTGTGGGGGACGTTGTGGTTTCCATCGGCACGTCCGGCACGGTGTTCGCCGTCGCCGATGCCCCTACGGCGGATTCCACCGGGCTGGTGGCCGGCTTCGCTGATGCCGGCGGGAACTTCCTGCCCCTGGCCTGCACTTTGAACGCCTCGCGGGTGCTGGATGCCACCGCCGGGATGCTCGGCGTCGACCTGCCCGAACTGACCAGGCTGGCACTGACCGCGCCGAGCGGGGCGGAAGGCCTGGTTATGGTGCCCTATTTCGAGGGGGAGCGGACCCCTAACCTGCCCGATGCCACCGGCTCGCTGCACGGGATGACGCTCACGAACTTCACACCCGCCAACCTGGCCCGCGCCGCCGTCGAGGGCGTGGCCTGCTCCCTCGCGGACTGCTTTGCCGCCCTCAGCGACACCGGCGTCACATCAGAACGCGTGATCCTGGTGGGCGGTGCCGCCCGGTCCGCGGCGATGCAGCAGATGGTCGCGGCAGTCTTTGAGCTGCCGGTGAGTGTGCCCGCACCCGGGGAGTACGTGGCCGACGGCGCCGCCCGGCAGGCCGCCGCCGTCCTCACCGGCGCCTGGCCGGCCTGGGATGACGCGGCGTCCACCACCGTGATCACTGCCGATCCCGCGCCCGCGGTGCTGCGCCGCTACCGGCAGGTGGCCGGACACGCGGGACTTCCCGCCACCCGATAG
- a CDS encoding aldose-1-epimerase yields MTTSFGPNGTPVELSAGPYRATVFPVGATLAALTRDGRHVVLPLAEDTVPHAYTGKVLMPWPNRITGGRYSFEGTDYRVPVNEPETAMALHGLVCWDEWEVADSAQDRVVLKHRLMGQPGYPFPLELEAVYMLDADTGLSVELAARNAGTSAAPYGVSTHPYLTADLAPVDRCVLEVPAAQVLGGPDQPGRPLDLSELQDVAGSPLEFTSDEPIGSRTADHAYAGLPDGEWQVRLTDPETGIGSVLSADGKSAPWLQIYSGEQMGRLGVAAEPMTCPPDAFNSGEGLIVLAPGEEHRLGFRIAGI; encoded by the coding sequence ATGACTACTTCCTTCGGCCCCAACGGCACCCCCGTGGAACTGTCCGCCGGCCCGTACCGCGCCACCGTTTTCCCCGTCGGCGCCACTCTGGCCGCCCTCACCCGCGACGGCCGGCACGTGGTGCTGCCGCTGGCCGAGGACACCGTGCCGCACGCCTATACCGGCAAGGTGCTGATGCCCTGGCCCAACCGGATCACCGGCGGCCGCTACTCCTTTGAGGGCACCGACTACCGGGTGCCGGTCAACGAACCCGAAACCGCGATGGCGCTGCACGGGCTGGTCTGCTGGGACGAGTGGGAGGTCGCGGACTCCGCGCAGGACCGGGTGGTGCTGAAGCACCGGCTGATGGGCCAGCCGGGCTATCCGTTCCCGCTGGAGCTGGAAGCGGTCTACATGCTCGACGCCGACACCGGGCTCAGCGTGGAACTGGCCGCGCGGAACGCGGGCACCTCGGCGGCCCCGTACGGTGTCTCCACCCATCCGTATCTGACCGCAGATCTGGCGCCGGTGGACCGGTGTGTGCTGGAGGTGCCGGCGGCGCAGGTTCTGGGCGGACCGGACCAGCCGGGACGTCCCCTGGACCTGTCCGAACTGCAGGATGTAGCGGGCAGCCCGCTGGAGTTCACCTCCGACGAGCCCATCGGCAGCCGCACCGCCGATCACGCCTATGCCGGCCTGCCCGACGGCGAGTGGCAGGTGCGCCTGACCGATCCGGAAACCGGCATCGGGTCCGTGCTGTCGGCGGACGGTAAGTCCGCGCCCTGGCTCCAAATCTACTCGGGTGAGCAAATGGGCCGCCTCGGTGTTGCCGCCGAACCCATGACCTGCCCGCCGGATGCCTTCAACTCCGGCGAGGGCCTGATTGTGCTGGCCCCCGGGGAAGAACACCGGCTCGGATTCCGGATCGCCGGGATCTAA
- a CDS encoding cytoplasmic protein has translation MTQDPVETNPDSYSVVFENERVRVLEYRDTPGHVSTLHRHPDSVMITASAFRRRLHSAGGGAMDVELPAGVSRWLPAQEHYGENTGDTDTHVFFVELKETAPAGQAPDDLLGPAAP, from the coding sequence ATGACACAGGACCCGGTTGAGACCAATCCGGACAGCTATTCGGTGGTGTTCGAGAATGAGCGGGTGCGTGTCCTGGAATACCGGGACACCCCCGGGCATGTCAGTACCCTGCACCGGCACCCGGACAGCGTGATGATTACGGCCAGCGCGTTCCGCCGCCGTCTGCACTCGGCAGGCGGCGGCGCGATGGACGTGGAGCTGCCTGCCGGGGTGAGCCGCTGGCTGCCGGCGCAGGAACACTACGGCGAAAACACCGGCGACACGGACACCCACGTGTTCTTCGTGGAGCTGAAGGAAACCGCCCCCGCGGGGCAGGCACCTGACGACCTGCTCGGCCCGGCGGCGCCGTAG
- a CDS encoding acetylxylan esterase: MYSDLPVDQLATYRGTTSEPKDFDAFWEDTLDDARLYPLALKVTPCPATLRTVELYDVVFSGFGGELIRAWLRLPAQPLRTEGPIPGVVQFAGYGGGRGDAHENLFWASAGFAHLHMDSRGQGAGWSKGATPDGAGSAGPQGPGVMTRGILDPETYYYRRLFTDAVRAVQSLRSLDSAEIGGPDGAADLRGVVDPDRVAVLGQSQGGSVALAAGAFCPEVAAVVAFVPYLADIPRAVSVTDAYPFREVCDFLAVHRGSTDRVMETLRYFDAVHLARRSKAPALFSVGLMDTITPPSTVYAAYNNYAGPKDLEVWPFNGHEAGGIEDELAALDFLQRELGDG; the protein is encoded by the coding sequence ATGTACTCCGATCTGCCTGTCGACCAGCTCGCCACGTACCGCGGCACCACCAGCGAGCCCAAGGACTTTGATGCGTTCTGGGAAGACACCTTGGACGATGCCCGGCTCTACCCGCTGGCGCTGAAAGTCACCCCGTGCCCGGCAACACTGCGCACGGTGGAACTGTACGACGTCGTCTTTTCCGGCTTCGGCGGTGAACTGATCCGCGCCTGGCTGCGGCTGCCGGCCCAGCCACTGCGCACCGAGGGCCCCATCCCGGGTGTGGTGCAGTTTGCCGGGTACGGCGGTGGCCGCGGCGACGCACACGAGAACCTGTTCTGGGCGTCCGCCGGCTTCGCGCATCTTCACATGGATTCCCGCGGCCAGGGCGCCGGCTGGAGTAAGGGCGCAACGCCCGACGGCGCGGGCAGTGCCGGCCCGCAGGGTCCCGGTGTGATGACCCGCGGGATACTGGATCCGGAGACCTATTACTACCGACGGCTGTTTACTGACGCCGTACGGGCGGTGCAGTCCCTGCGTTCACTGGATTCAGCCGAAATTGGCGGTCCGGACGGTGCTGCCGACCTGCGCGGCGTCGTGGATCCGGACCGGGTGGCCGTATTGGGGCAGAGCCAGGGAGGATCCGTGGCGCTGGCGGCGGGCGCGTTCTGCCCCGAAGTGGCGGCCGTTGTCGCCTTTGTCCCGTACCTCGCAGATATTCCGCGGGCGGTGAGCGTCACAGATGCGTACCCTTTCCGGGAAGTCTGTGACTTCCTTGCCGTCCATCGCGGGTCCACCGACCGGGTGATGGAAACACTGCGCTATTTCGACGCCGTCCATTTGGCCCGGCGCTCCAAGGCGCCGGCGCTGTTCTCCGTGGGTCTGATGGACACGATCACTCCGCCGTCCACGGTCTACGCCGCATACAACAACTATGCCGGTCCCAAGGATCTGGAGGTGTGGCCGTTCAACGGGCACGAGGCCGGCGGCATCGAGGACGAGCTGGCGGCGCTGGACTTCCTGCAGAGAGAGCTCGGCGACGGGTAG
- a CDS encoding beta-glucosidase family protein codes for MSETTVDYLPWRDTSRTAEDRASLLAAQMTRREKVAQLFGVWVGASSEGGQVAPHQHDMKEPVPLEDLLPDGLGQLTRPFGTHPVDAGMGALSLMRTQERIAAANRFGIPAMAHEECLAGFAAWGATAYPVPLSWGATFNPELIGRVGAAIGTDLRSVGVHQGLAPVLDVVRDARWGRVEETIGEDPYLVGSIACAYIRGLEGAGVVATLKHFVGYSASKAGRNLAPVSIGVRERNDVLLVPFEMAVRETGVRSVMHAYTDVDGVPSAADRDLLTGLLRDRWGFEGTVVADYFGVGFLKELHRVAGTMGQAAAAALTAGVDVELPTVDAFGEPLLAELESGRLDEAVIDTALHRVLTQKIQLGLLDPDWSPAPPVLSGTDPDPAAVRGSVDLDGPQNRALAAEVAEQALVLTANHGVLPLTAPGRIAVVGPNADNPMAFLGCYSFPAHVGVQHPEVAAGIELPTVAASLRAEFPNSEITVAQGCSVDGPETDGFAAALAAARGADVAVAVLGDRSGLFGRGTSGEGCDTESLVLPGVQQQFLEALLDTGTPVVLVLLTGRPYALGRAVTGAAAIVQAFFPGEEGGPAVAGVLSGRVNPSGRLPVSVPASSGAQPSTYLAAPLAQSSDVSSIDPTPAFAFGHGLGYSTFAWSDAALEGPAEFGIDGETSVGVTVTNTSERDGAEIVQLYLHDPVASVVRPVQRLAGFARVPLAAGASARVSFTVPADAASFTGRDGHRIVEPGELELRLGASSGDIRAALPVSLIGTVWEVDHTRRLHCPAAVTPA; via the coding sequence ATGAGCGAAACAACCGTTGATTACCTCCCCTGGCGGGACACCTCCCGGACCGCTGAGGACCGTGCTTCCCTGCTGGCGGCACAGATGACCCGTCGCGAGAAGGTGGCCCAGCTCTTCGGCGTCTGGGTGGGAGCCTCCAGCGAAGGCGGCCAGGTGGCTCCGCACCAGCACGACATGAAGGAACCCGTACCGCTGGAGGACCTGCTCCCCGACGGACTCGGCCAGCTCACCCGGCCGTTCGGCACACATCCGGTGGATGCCGGGATGGGGGCCCTGTCCCTGATGCGCACCCAGGAGCGGATCGCCGCAGCCAACCGGTTCGGCATCCCGGCCATGGCGCACGAGGAATGCCTTGCCGGCTTCGCTGCCTGGGGTGCCACCGCCTATCCGGTGCCGCTGTCCTGGGGCGCCACCTTCAACCCGGAGCTCATTGGCCGGGTAGGGGCCGCCATCGGTACGGACCTGCGTTCGGTGGGCGTGCATCAGGGCCTGGCCCCGGTGCTCGACGTTGTCCGCGACGCCCGCTGGGGACGGGTGGAGGAAACCATCGGCGAGGATCCCTATCTGGTGGGCAGTATCGCCTGCGCCTACATCCGGGGCCTGGAAGGCGCCGGCGTGGTGGCCACCCTCAAACACTTCGTGGGCTATTCGGCGTCCAAGGCCGGGCGCAACCTCGCCCCCGTGTCCATCGGCGTCCGCGAGCGCAACGACGTCCTGCTGGTCCCCTTTGAAATGGCGGTGCGGGAAACCGGGGTGCGTTCGGTGATGCACGCCTATACCGACGTCGACGGCGTGCCCTCCGCCGCGGACCGGGACCTGCTGACCGGGCTGCTGCGGGACAGGTGGGGGTTCGAGGGCACCGTGGTAGCGGACTACTTCGGGGTCGGGTTCCTCAAGGAGCTGCACCGCGTGGCCGGCACCATGGGCCAGGCCGCCGCGGCGGCGCTGACCGCCGGCGTCGACGTCGAACTGCCCACCGTGGATGCCTTCGGCGAGCCGCTGCTGGCCGAGCTGGAGTCCGGCCGGCTGGACGAAGCCGTCATCGACACGGCATTGCACCGCGTCCTGACCCAGAAGATCCAGCTCGGCCTGCTGGACCCGGACTGGTCCCCCGCACCCCCGGTCCTGTCCGGTACGGATCCGGACCCCGCCGCCGTCCGGGGTTCCGTGGACCTGGACGGGCCGCAGAACCGTGCCCTGGCCGCCGAAGTGGCCGAACAGGCACTGGTGCTGACCGCCAACCACGGCGTCCTGCCCCTGACAGCGCCGGGACGGATCGCCGTCGTCGGGCCCAATGCGGATAACCCCATGGCCTTCCTGGGCTGTTACTCCTTCCCCGCCCACGTGGGAGTGCAGCATCCGGAAGTGGCCGCCGGAATCGAGCTGCCCACCGTGGCCGCGTCGCTGCGGGCCGAGTTCCCGAACAGCGAGATCACCGTGGCCCAGGGCTGCAGCGTGGACGGGCCGGAAACCGACGGATTCGCTGCCGCGCTGGCAGCGGCCCGGGGCGCGGACGTTGCGGTGGCCGTCCTGGGTGACCGGTCCGGGCTGTTTGGCCGCGGCACCAGCGGGGAGGGCTGCGACACCGAATCGCTGGTACTGCCCGGCGTGCAGCAGCAGTTCCTCGAGGCGCTGCTGGACACGGGGACCCCGGTGGTCCTGGTGCTGCTGACCGGCCGTCCCTACGCGCTGGGCCGTGCAGTAACCGGGGCAGCAGCAATAGTGCAGGCCTTTTTCCCTGGCGAGGAAGGCGGACCAGCCGTGGCGGGGGTACTCAGCGGCCGGGTCAATCCCAGCGGCCGGCTGCCGGTGAGTGTGCCGGCCTCCTCCGGCGCCCAGCCCTCCACCTACCTGGCGGCGCCGCTGGCACAGTCCAGTGACGTTTCCAGCATTGACCCGACGCCCGCGTTCGCGTTCGGCCACGGGCTGGGCTACAGCACCTTCGCCTGGTCCGATGCCGCGTTGGAAGGTCCGGCGGAGTTCGGTATCGACGGGGAAACCTCGGTTGGCGTGACGGTCACCAACACGTCCGAACGCGACGGCGCGGAGATCGTCCAGCTCTACCTGCATGATCCGGTGGCCTCCGTGGTCCGTCCGGTGCAGCGGCTGGCCGGGTTCGCCCGGGTGCCGCTGGCCGCGGGTGCGTCCGCACGGGTGTCCTTCACTGTGCCCGCTGACGCTGCGTCCTTCACCGGCCGGGACGGGCACCGTATTGTGGAGCCCGGAGAGTTGGAACTGCGACTCGGGGCCTCCAGCGGCGACATCCGCGCCGCCCTGCCGGTTAGCCTGATCGGAACAGTCTGGGAGGTGGACCACACCCGGCGGCTGCACTGCCCCGCGGCCGTGACCCCGGCCTGA
- a CDS encoding carbohydrate ABC transporter permease, protein MRTRPNYIAGAAVTVWLLIVALPLYVMVAASVQTRSDFSANGPVALPTNLTLDNFLEVFNSGFGRYFLNTFLVTAGVVGIVLLVVPPLAYAIVRSQSRATTLIFRFFLLGLAIPVQAVIVPMFYLINSVGLYDTLLGIILPTAAFALPICTLILSGTMRDITPELYEAMSVDGASTWRTFIRLVLPLSKGGLSTIAVFAALQGWNGFLLPLILTQSDATKVVTLGLFNFQTQYGINVPGILAAVMLSMVPVLLVYLFARRALVQGLMGVGGK, encoded by the coding sequence ATGCGTACCCGACCCAATTACATTGCCGGTGCTGCGGTCACCGTCTGGCTCCTGATCGTGGCCCTGCCGCTGTACGTGATGGTGGCGGCAAGCGTGCAGACCCGTTCCGATTTCAGTGCCAACGGACCGGTGGCACTGCCCACCAACCTGACCCTGGACAACTTCCTGGAGGTGTTCAACAGCGGTTTCGGCAGGTATTTCCTGAACACGTTTTTGGTTACCGCCGGTGTGGTGGGCATTGTGCTGCTGGTGGTGCCGCCGCTGGCCTACGCCATTGTCCGCAGCCAGTCCCGGGCCACTACGCTGATCTTCCGGTTCTTCCTGCTGGGCCTGGCTATTCCGGTCCAGGCCGTGATTGTGCCGATGTTCTATCTGATCAACTCGGTGGGCCTGTATGACACGCTGCTGGGCATCATCCTGCCCACTGCGGCCTTTGCCTTGCCCATCTGCACGCTGATCCTTTCGGGAACCATGCGGGACATTACCCCTGAGCTTTATGAGGCAATGTCAGTGGACGGTGCGAGCACCTGGCGGACCTTTATCCGCTTGGTGCTGCCGCTGTCCAAGGGCGGGCTGTCCACCATTGCCGTCTTTGCCGCCCTGCAGGGCTGGAACGGGTTCCTGCTGCCGCTGATCCTGACCCAGTCCGATGCCACGAAGGTGGTCACCCTGGGCCTCTTCAACTTCCAAACCCAGTACGGCATCAACGTGCCGGGCATCCTCGCCGCAGTGATGCTCTCCATGGTTCCGGTGCTGCTGGTGTACCTCTTCGCGCGCCGAGCGCTGGTCCAGGGCCTTATGGGCGTGGGCGGAAAGTAG